One Clavibacter zhangzhiyongii genomic region harbors:
- a CDS encoding NAD(P)/FAD-dependent oxidoreductase, translating into MSDPAGAGATGAGSTASGDSYDVVVIGAGPAGLSAALNLVRARRRTLVLDSSRPRNAATLMSHGFVTRDGISPLELRKLGQVEVESYDEGEFQLAVVQSAEPAEGGFTVRAKGVRRAPDREVHARRILIATGLVETLPDLPSIRAYYGTAVHSCMECDGYEKADEPLFLIGETDDLVERALLLSQWSRDIIVFTNGVARIDEAGERGLATLGIRVDRRPVADIEGERAAVAGIRMQDGSVVPRTGGFVRPRYSTALDFLAGLDLDTDDDGHIAVDAEGRTSHAGVYAAGDSSQPGPQQLIIAAGFGARAASAINRDLLPRI; encoded by the coding sequence GTGAGTGACCCCGCGGGCGCCGGCGCGACCGGCGCCGGCTCCACCGCGTCCGGCGACTCCTACGACGTCGTCGTCATCGGCGCGGGCCCCGCGGGCCTCTCCGCCGCGCTGAACCTCGTCCGGGCCCGGCGCCGCACCCTCGTGCTCGACAGCAGCCGGCCGCGGAACGCCGCGACGCTCATGTCGCACGGCTTCGTCACCCGCGACGGTATCTCCCCGCTCGAGCTCCGCAAGCTCGGCCAGGTCGAGGTGGAGTCCTACGACGAGGGCGAGTTCCAGCTCGCCGTCGTGCAGTCGGCGGAGCCCGCCGAGGGCGGCTTCACGGTCCGTGCGAAGGGCGTCCGCCGCGCGCCCGACCGCGAGGTGCACGCGCGCCGGATCCTCATCGCCACGGGCCTCGTGGAGACGCTGCCCGACCTGCCGAGCATCCGCGCGTACTACGGCACCGCGGTGCACAGCTGCATGGAGTGCGACGGCTACGAGAAGGCCGACGAGCCGCTGTTCCTCATCGGCGAGACCGACGACCTCGTGGAGCGCGCCCTGCTGCTCTCGCAGTGGTCGCGCGACATCATCGTCTTCACCAACGGCGTCGCCCGCATCGACGAGGCGGGGGAGCGCGGGCTCGCGACCCTCGGCATCCGCGTCGACCGCCGGCCCGTCGCCGACATCGAGGGCGAGCGTGCGGCCGTCGCGGGCATCCGGATGCAGGACGGCTCGGTCGTCCCGCGCACGGGTGGCTTCGTGCGCCCGCGCTACTCGACGGCCCTCGACTTCCTCGCGGGCCTCGACCTCGACACCGATGACGACGGCCACATCGCCGTCGACGCGGAGGGCCGCACGTCCCATGCGGGCGTCTACGCGGCGGGCGACAGCTCGCAGCCGGGCCCGCAGCAGCTGATCATCGCGGCCGGCTTCGGCGCGCGCGCCGCCAGCGCGATCAACCGGGACCTGCTGCCGCGGATCTGA
- a CDS encoding aldo/keto reductase family protein, translated as MEFRYLGNSGFKISEITYGNWLTHGSQVENDTATQCVQAALDAGITTFDTADGYANTVAEKVLGDALKGEDRDSLEIFTKVYFPTGAKGHNDTGLSRKHIMASIDGSLGRLQTDHVDLYQAHRYDYETPLEETMQAFADVVRQGKALYIGVSEWTPEQLREAHGFSRELGFQLISNQPQYSALWRVIEEEIVPTSAELGISQIVWSPIAQGVLTGKYKPGQDLPQGSRATDDKGGADMIKRYMNDDVLTRVQELQPVADELDLSLAQLAVAWVLQNDNVASAIIGASRPEQVHENVKASGVTIPAELLTRIDDALGDVVEKDPSKTSDSSPKGRLS; from the coding sequence ATGGAATTCCGCTACCTAGGCAACTCAGGCTTCAAGATCTCCGAGATCACGTACGGCAACTGGCTGACCCACGGGTCGCAGGTCGAGAACGACACCGCCACGCAGTGCGTGCAGGCGGCCCTCGACGCCGGCATCACCACGTTCGACACCGCGGACGGCTACGCGAACACCGTCGCCGAGAAGGTCCTCGGGGACGCGCTCAAGGGCGAGGACCGCGACTCGCTCGAGATCTTCACGAAGGTCTACTTCCCCACCGGCGCCAAGGGCCACAACGACACCGGTCTCTCGCGCAAGCACATCATGGCGTCGATCGACGGCTCGCTCGGCCGCCTGCAGACCGACCACGTCGACCTGTACCAGGCGCACCGCTACGACTACGAGACCCCGCTCGAGGAGACGATGCAGGCGTTCGCCGACGTCGTCCGCCAGGGCAAGGCGCTCTACATCGGCGTCAGCGAGTGGACCCCCGAGCAGCTCCGCGAGGCGCACGGCTTCTCCCGCGAGCTCGGCTTCCAGCTGATCTCGAACCAGCCGCAGTACTCGGCCCTCTGGCGCGTCATCGAGGAGGAGATCGTCCCGACCTCCGCCGAGCTCGGCATCTCGCAGATCGTCTGGTCCCCCATCGCCCAGGGCGTCCTCACCGGCAAGTACAAGCCCGGCCAGGACCTGCCGCAGGGCTCGCGCGCCACGGACGACAAGGGCGGCGCCGACATGATCAAGCGCTACATGAACGACGACGTCCTCACGCGCGTGCAGGAGCTGCAGCCCGTCGCCGACGAGCTGGACCTCTCGCTCGCCCAGCTCGCCGTCGCCTGGGTCCTCCAGAACGACAACGTCGCCTCGGCGATCATCGGCGCCTCGCGCCCCGAGCAGGTGCACGAGAACGTGAAGGCCTCGGGCGTCACGATCCCCGCGGAGCTCCTCACCCGCATCGACGACGCCCTCGGCGACGTCGTGGAGAAGGACCCGTCCAAGACGAGCGACAGCTCGCCGAAGGGGCGCCTCTCCTGA
- a CDS encoding aldo/keto reductase family protein: MEFRYLGNSGFKISEITYGNWLTHGSQVENDTATACVKAALEAGITTFDTADVYANTKAETVLGEALKDERRASIEIFTKVFGPTGPKGHNDTGLSRKHIMDSVDASLTRLQTDYIDLYQAHRFDYETPLEETMQAFADVVRQGKALYIGVSEWTSEQLRAGHALATDLGFQLISNQPQYSALWRVIEEEVVPTSKELGISQIVWSPIAQGVLTGKYKPGQELPSGSRATDDKGGANMIKRFMNDDTLSRVQALQPVADELDLSLAQLAVAWVLQNENVASAIIGASRPEQVHENVKASGVTIPAELLTRIDDALGDIVEKDPRKTDESSPKTREA, encoded by the coding sequence ATGGAATTCAGATACCTCGGCAACTCCGGCTTCAAGATCTCCGAGATCACCTACGGCAACTGGCTCACCCACGGATCGCAGGTCGAGAACGACACCGCGACCGCGTGCGTGAAGGCCGCGCTCGAGGCGGGGATCACCACCTTCGACACCGCGGACGTCTACGCCAACACCAAGGCGGAGACCGTGCTCGGCGAGGCGCTCAAGGACGAGCGGCGTGCCTCGATCGAGATCTTCACCAAGGTCTTCGGCCCCACCGGCCCGAAGGGCCACAACGACACGGGCCTCTCGCGGAAGCACATCATGGACTCGGTCGACGCGTCGCTCACGCGCCTGCAGACCGACTACATCGACCTCTACCAGGCCCACCGGTTCGACTACGAGACCCCGCTCGAGGAGACGATGCAGGCCTTCGCCGACGTCGTCCGCCAGGGCAAGGCGCTCTACATCGGCGTCAGCGAGTGGACGAGCGAGCAGCTGCGCGCCGGCCACGCGCTCGCCACCGACCTCGGCTTCCAGCTCATCTCGAACCAGCCGCAGTACTCCGCGCTCTGGCGCGTCATCGAGGAGGAGGTCGTGCCCACCTCGAAGGAGCTCGGCATCTCGCAGATCGTCTGGTCCCCCATCGCCCAGGGCGTGCTGACCGGCAAGTACAAGCCCGGCCAGGAGCTGCCGTCCGGATCCCGCGCGACCGACGACAAGGGCGGCGCGAACATGATCAAGCGCTTCATGAACGACGACACGCTCTCCCGCGTGCAGGCGCTGCAGCCCGTCGCCGACGAGCTCGACCTCTCGCTCGCGCAGCTCGCCGTCGCGTGGGTGCTGCAGAACGAGAACGTGGCGTCCGCGATCATCGGCGCCTCGCGTCCCGAGCAGGTGCACGAGAACGTGAAGGCGTCCGGTGTGACGATCCCGGCGGAGCTCCTCACCCGCATCGACGACGCCCTCGGCGACATCGTCGAGAAGGACCCGCGGAAGACCGACGAGAGCTCGCCGAAGACCCGCGAGGCCTGA
- a CDS encoding TetR/AcrR family transcriptional regulator gives MAESGITERGRRTRQRIIEATGEQILASGIGGTTLDDVRAATLTSKSQLFHYFPGGKLELVREVAAWEGQQLLEAQEPHIHDLGSWESWEAWRSALVDYYIGRGRWACPIGSLATQASATDPELERSIAEGMRAWRAFLARGVERMREAGFVAASADPQRTATVILAAIQGGLVLSQPERSAWPLEAALDTALAPLHVAGSRAA, from the coding sequence ATGGCGGAGTCGGGGATCACGGAGCGCGGCCGGCGCACCCGCCAGCGGATCATCGAGGCGACGGGCGAGCAGATCCTCGCCTCGGGCATCGGCGGCACGACCCTCGACGACGTGCGCGCCGCCACCCTCACCAGCAAGAGCCAGCTCTTCCACTACTTCCCGGGCGGGAAGCTGGAGCTCGTGCGCGAGGTCGCCGCGTGGGAGGGGCAGCAGCTCCTCGAGGCGCAGGAGCCGCACATCCACGACCTGGGCTCCTGGGAGTCGTGGGAGGCCTGGCGTTCCGCGCTCGTCGACTACTACATCGGACGCGGCCGGTGGGCGTGCCCCATCGGCTCCCTCGCCACGCAGGCCTCCGCCACCGATCCGGAGCTCGAGCGCAGCATCGCGGAGGGCATGCGGGCCTGGCGCGCCTTCCTCGCCCGCGGGGTCGAGAGGATGCGGGAGGCGGGGTTCGTCGCGGCGTCCGCGGATCCCCAGCGCACCGCCACGGTGATCCTCGCGGCCATCCAGGGCGGCCTCGTGCTCAGCCAGCCCGAGCGCTCCGCCTGGCCGCTCGAGGCTGCGCTCGACACGGCGCTCGCGCCCCTGCACGTGGCCGGCTCCCGCGCCGCCTGA
- a CDS encoding SDR family NAD(P)-dependent oxidoreductase has product MQSNNEILQSLTPDTRLAGRTAVVTGSTSGIGEAIARVLAASGAEVVVSGRSAERAAAVVDAITASGGRAHAVTVDLGADHEEVRRFARAATAALGGRVDILVNNAGVYPVGPTAALADDDLDAVLAINVRAPHVLVAELAPAMAERGSGAIVDIGSWMSRVGVPFGAAYTASKAAVEQMTRTWAAEYGPSGVRVNTVAPGATSTPGNADSADVLAAMTATTVAGVPVRPVDIAYAVRFLVSDEAAFVHGARLDVDGGITSTRLG; this is encoded by the coding sequence ATGCAGTCCAACAACGAGATCCTCCAGTCCCTCACCCCCGACACCCGGCTCGCCGGCCGCACGGCCGTCGTCACCGGATCCACCAGCGGCATCGGCGAGGCCATCGCCCGCGTGCTCGCCGCATCCGGCGCCGAGGTCGTCGTCAGCGGACGCAGCGCCGAGCGCGCCGCCGCCGTGGTCGACGCCATCACCGCGAGCGGGGGCCGGGCGCACGCCGTCACGGTCGACCTCGGCGCCGACCACGAGGAGGTCCGCCGCTTCGCCCGCGCGGCGACCGCCGCCCTCGGCGGCCGGGTCGACATCCTCGTGAACAACGCCGGCGTCTACCCGGTCGGGCCCACGGCCGCGCTCGCGGACGACGACCTCGACGCCGTGCTCGCCATCAACGTCCGCGCGCCCCACGTGCTCGTCGCGGAGCTCGCCCCCGCCATGGCCGAGCGCGGGTCCGGCGCCATCGTCGACATCGGCTCGTGGATGTCGCGCGTCGGCGTGCCCTTCGGTGCGGCGTACACCGCCTCGAAGGCGGCCGTCGAGCAGATGACCCGCACGTGGGCCGCGGAGTACGGCCCGAGCGGCGTGCGCGTGAACACCGTGGCGCCGGGCGCGACCTCGACCCCGGGCAACGCGGACTCGGCCGACGTGCTCGCGGCGATGACCGCGACCACCGTCGCGGGCGTACCCGTGCGTCCCGTCGACATCGCGTACGCGGTGCGCTTCCTGGTGTCGGATGAGGCCGCGTTCGTGCACGGCGCGCGCCTCGACGTCGACGGCGGGATCACCAGCACGCGCCTCGGCTGA
- a CDS encoding aldo/keto reductase: MSRIDLPELGLGTTTLGNLYRAIPDDQAHEVVRASWDAGIRYFDTAPHYGLGLAERRLGEALRSRPRDEYVVSTKIGRVLEPVDPEGLRDDDLFDVPRDHVRRWDFSADGVRRSLDDSLARLGLDRVDVLLIHDPDEHLDQAVHEAVPALARLRDEGVVGAIGVGSGTPRSLAALIGTGALDLAMVAGRYTLLDQSALHEVIPAAEEHGTRIIAVSVFNSGITASDDPADGATYEYGPASEEVLARARRIAEICAGYGVELPHAAIRFPLRHPAISTVALGMASADEVRDDAAHASRPVPDELWAELTAEGMIPEGPLA, from the coding sequence ATGAGCCGCATCGACCTGCCCGAGCTCGGCCTCGGCACCACCACCCTCGGCAACCTCTACCGCGCGATCCCGGACGACCAGGCGCACGAGGTCGTGCGCGCCTCGTGGGACGCCGGGATCCGGTACTTCGACACCGCGCCGCACTACGGGCTGGGCCTCGCGGAGCGCCGGCTGGGGGAGGCGCTGCGCTCCCGCCCGCGGGACGAGTACGTGGTCTCCACCAAGATCGGCCGGGTGCTCGAGCCCGTCGACCCGGAGGGGCTGCGGGACGACGACCTCTTCGACGTCCCCCGCGACCACGTGCGCCGCTGGGACTTCAGCGCCGACGGCGTCCGGCGCTCCCTCGACGACTCGCTCGCGCGGCTGGGCCTCGACCGGGTCGACGTCCTCCTCATCCACGACCCCGACGAGCACCTCGACCAGGCCGTGCACGAGGCCGTGCCCGCGCTGGCGCGGCTCCGCGACGAGGGCGTGGTCGGCGCGATCGGGGTCGGATCCGGCACCCCGCGCTCGCTCGCGGCGCTGATCGGCACGGGCGCGCTCGACCTCGCCATGGTCGCCGGCCGCTACACGCTGCTCGACCAGTCGGCGCTGCACGAGGTGATCCCCGCCGCCGAGGAGCACGGCACGCGCATCATCGCCGTGAGCGTCTTCAACAGCGGCATCACCGCGTCCGACGACCCGGCCGACGGCGCGACCTACGAGTACGGGCCGGCCTCCGAGGAGGTGCTCGCGCGTGCCCGGCGCATCGCCGAGATCTGCGCCGGGTACGGCGTGGAGCTGCCGCACGCCGCGATCCGGTTCCCGCTGCGCCACCCCGCCATCAGCACCGTCGCGCTCGGCATGGCGTCGGCCGACGAGGTGCGCGACGACGCGGCCCACGCGTCCCGTCCGGTGCCGGACGAGCTGTGGGCCGAGCTCACGGCCGAGGGCATGATCCCCGAGGGCCCGCTCGCCTGA
- a CDS encoding TerC family protein — translation MDVPFWLWAATIAAVLGLLVFDFFAHVRKAHEPTLKESATWSVVYIVIALVFGVGVGVFSNWTFGGEYFAGYVTEKALSVDNLFVFLIIMSSFAVPRAFQQKVLLVGIAIALVMRGIFIAMGSAIIDNFSWVFYLFGALLLVMAYKQMKETHDEDESDSKLIRTLRRFIPTSDHYDGDKLTTRVDGKRLFTPMFLVMLAIGLTDVLFALDSIPAIFGLTQEAYIVFTANAFALLGLRQLYFLISGLLERLVYLSQGLAVILGFIAVKLVLHALHVNEVPFINGGEHVEWAPEIPIWFSLSFILLTITVATVASLAKTKRDATAVEGTDAAASVEGEKAPVGADDDAARGSGRSVDDERHADAGRDVDAPRR, via the coding sequence TTCTTCGCGCACGTCCGCAAGGCGCACGAGCCGACGCTCAAGGAGTCCGCGACCTGGTCCGTCGTCTACATCGTCATCGCGCTCGTGTTCGGCGTGGGCGTCGGCGTCTTCTCGAACTGGACCTTCGGCGGCGAGTACTTCGCCGGCTACGTGACGGAGAAGGCGCTGAGCGTCGACAACCTCTTCGTCTTCCTCATCATCATGTCGAGCTTCGCCGTGCCGCGGGCCTTCCAGCAGAAGGTGCTGCTCGTCGGCATCGCGATCGCGCTCGTCATGCGCGGCATCTTCATCGCCATGGGCTCCGCGATCATCGACAACTTCTCCTGGGTCTTCTACCTCTTCGGCGCGCTCCTGCTGGTCATGGCCTACAAGCAGATGAAGGAGACGCACGACGAGGACGAGTCGGATTCGAAGCTCATCCGCACGCTCCGCCGCTTCATCCCCACCTCGGACCACTACGACGGCGACAAGCTCACGACCCGCGTCGACGGCAAGCGGCTCTTCACCCCGATGTTCCTGGTGATGCTCGCCATCGGCCTCACCGACGTGCTGTTCGCGCTCGACTCCATCCCCGCGATCTTCGGCCTGACGCAGGAGGCGTACATCGTCTTCACCGCCAACGCCTTCGCGCTGCTCGGCCTCCGCCAGCTGTACTTCCTGATCTCCGGGCTCCTCGAGCGCCTCGTGTACCTCTCGCAGGGCCTCGCGGTGATCCTCGGCTTCATCGCCGTGAAGCTCGTGCTGCACGCGCTGCACGTCAACGAGGTGCCGTTCATCAACGGCGGCGAGCATGTGGAGTGGGCGCCCGAGATCCCGATCTGGTTCTCGCTGTCGTTCATCCTGCTCACCATCACGGTGGCGACCGTCGCGAGCCTCGCGAAGACGAAGCGCGACGCGACCGCCGTCGAGGGCACCGACGCGGCGGCCTCCGTCGAGGGCGAGAAGGCACCGGTCGGCGCGGACGACGACGCGGCGCGCGGCTCCGGCCGCAGCGTCGACGACGAGCGCCACGCGGACGCCGGTCGCGACGTGGACGCCCCGCGCCGCTGA